The following coding sequences lie in one Arachis ipaensis cultivar K30076 chromosome B03, Araip1.1, whole genome shotgun sequence genomic window:
- the LOC107630491 gene encoding protein Brevis radix-like 4 isoform X1, with translation MLTCIARPKKLGEDSLSHPDDPNSSIGKNQSVKSITSQLKDMALKASGAYKNCSPCAPPSRLRTASGVGGASIGSGGDSDGDSDRFRWSYRRTGSSSSSAGTRTGWGKEMEARLKGISXXXXXVLITFVSLPRGGNDLKRIRFSREIFNKWQAQRWWAENYDKVMELYNVQRLNRQAFPLPTPPRSEDESSKRESIEDSPVTPPLTKERLPRNLYRPTGVGMGYSSSDSFDHQSMQSRHYNDSNGLNSTPKVSTISAAKTEMSSMDASISSSSREVDHSGELSMSNASDLETEWVEQDEPGVYITIRALPGGKRELKRVRFSREKFGEMHARLWWEENRARIHEQYLYLYK, from the exons atgctgACGTGCATAGCTCGGCCGAAGAAACTCGGGGAAGACTCACTGAGTCACCCGGACGATCCCAATTCCAGCATCGGAAAGAATCAATCCGTCAAGTCCATCACCTCTCAG TTAAAGGATATGGCGTTGAAGGCGTCGGGTGCGTACAAGAACTGCAGTCCGTGCGCGCCGCCGAGTCGACTCAGGACAGCCAGTGGAGTGGGCGGTGCCAGTATTGGAAGCGGTGGAGACTCGGATGGGGACTCGGATCGGTTCCGGTGGTCGTACAGACGGACAGGGAGCTCAAGCTCGTCGGCGGGGACAAGGACAGGGTGGGGAAAGGAGATGGAGGCGAGGCTTAAGGGGATATCNNNNNNNNNNNNNNGCGTCTTGATCACGTTCGTGTCGCTTCCCCGTGGCGGGAACGACCTCAAGCGCATACGATTCAG TCGGGAGATATTTAACAAATGGCAAGCTCAAAGATGGTGGGCAGAGAACTATGACAAGGTCATGGAACTTTACAATGTTCAAAGGCTTAACCGCCAAGCTTTCCCTCTTCCAACTCCACCACGGTCTGAAGATGAG AGTTCAAAGCGTGAATCAATAGAAGACAGCCCTGTAACACCTCCACTAACCAAGGAACGGCTACCTCGAAATTTGTACCGCCCAACAGGGGTGGGAATGGGATACTCATCCTCAGATTCCTTTGATCATCAGTCAATGCAATCCCGGCATTACAATGATTCAAACGGTCTGAACTCAACCCCAAAGGTTTCAACCATTAGCGCTGCCAAGACAGAGATGTCATCGATGGATGCTTCTATAAGTAGCTCATCCAGAGAAGTGGACCATTCCGGGGAACTATCAATGAGCAATGCTAGTGACTTGGAGACTGAATGGGTTGAGCAGGATGAACCTGGAGTCTACATTACCATTAGAGCACTCCCAGGTGGCAAACGGGAGCTCAAACGAGTGAGGTTCAG CCGAGAAAAATTCGGGGAGATGCATGCTCGACTTTGGTGGGAGGAGAATCGTGCCAGAATACATGAACAATACTT GTATCTTTATAAATGA
- the LOC107630491 gene encoding protein Brevis radix-like 4 isoform X2, translating into MLTCIARPKKLGEDSLSHPDDPNSSIGKNQSVKSITSQLKDMALKASGAYKNCSPCAPPSRLRTASGVGGASIGSGGDSDGDSDRFRWSYRRTGSSSSSAGTRTGWGKEMEARLKGISXXXXXVLITFVSLPRGGNDLKRIRFSREIFNKWQAQRWWAENYDKVMELYNVQRLNRQAFPLPTPPRSEDESSKRESIEDSPVTPPLTKERLPRNLYRPTGVGMGYSSSDSFDHQSMQSRHYNDSNGLNSTPKVSTISAAKTEMSSMDASISSSSREVDHSGELSMSNASDLETEWVEQDEPGVYITIRALPGGKRELKRVRFSREKFGEMHARLWWEENRARIHEQYL; encoded by the exons atgctgACGTGCATAGCTCGGCCGAAGAAACTCGGGGAAGACTCACTGAGTCACCCGGACGATCCCAATTCCAGCATCGGAAAGAATCAATCCGTCAAGTCCATCACCTCTCAG TTAAAGGATATGGCGTTGAAGGCGTCGGGTGCGTACAAGAACTGCAGTCCGTGCGCGCCGCCGAGTCGACTCAGGACAGCCAGTGGAGTGGGCGGTGCCAGTATTGGAAGCGGTGGAGACTCGGATGGGGACTCGGATCGGTTCCGGTGGTCGTACAGACGGACAGGGAGCTCAAGCTCGTCGGCGGGGACAAGGACAGGGTGGGGAAAGGAGATGGAGGCGAGGCTTAAGGGGATATCNNNNNNNNNNNNNNGCGTCTTGATCACGTTCGTGTCGCTTCCCCGTGGCGGGAACGACCTCAAGCGCATACGATTCAG TCGGGAGATATTTAACAAATGGCAAGCTCAAAGATGGTGGGCAGAGAACTATGACAAGGTCATGGAACTTTACAATGTTCAAAGGCTTAACCGCCAAGCTTTCCCTCTTCCAACTCCACCACGGTCTGAAGATGAG AGTTCAAAGCGTGAATCAATAGAAGACAGCCCTGTAACACCTCCACTAACCAAGGAACGGCTACCTCGAAATTTGTACCGCCCAACAGGGGTGGGAATGGGATACTCATCCTCAGATTCCTTTGATCATCAGTCAATGCAATCCCGGCATTACAATGATTCAAACGGTCTGAACTCAACCCCAAAGGTTTCAACCATTAGCGCTGCCAAGACAGAGATGTCATCGATGGATGCTTCTATAAGTAGCTCATCCAGAGAAGTGGACCATTCCGGGGAACTATCAATGAGCAATGCTAGTGACTTGGAGACTGAATGGGTTGAGCAGGATGAACCTGGAGTCTACATTACCATTAGAGCACTCCCAGGTGGCAAACGGGAGCTCAAACGAGTGAGGTTCAG CCGAGAAAAATTCGGGGAGATGCATGCTCGACTTTGGTGGGAGGAGAATCGTGCCAGAATACATGAACAATACTTGTAA